CCTTAAACCAGAACGGGACGGACTCTTCTGTGAGAGAATCTTCGGACCGACCAAAGACTTTGAGTGTTTTTGCGGTAAGTACAAAAGGATACGCTACAAGGGAGTTATCTGCGATAAATGCGGAGTCGAAGTAGCCCAGTCCAAGGTGCGCCGGGAACGCATGGGACACATCGAACTGGCCTGCCCGGTAAGTCACATCTGGTTTGCCAAGGGAGTTCCCAGCCGGCTGGGACTGCTCCTTGACCTGTCTCCCCGAAATCTGGAGCGGGTCCTTTACTTTTCCCACTATATCATCACTTCAATCAATGAAGAGGCACGCCAGGAGACAATAAAGGAACTCGAGGAAAGTTACTCGCAAAAAATTGCCGAGCGCTTGAGCGCACTGGAAACCAGAATCGCCGGGATGGAGTCAGCCTCGGTAGAAAAAATAAACCAGTTCCGGCGGACCGGGGATGAGGAAAAAGCGCAGCTTGAAGAACAGCTTTCCGCCGAGCTGAACCAGCTTCAGGACCTCCGCTTACGAGAGTTGCTTACCGAGAACCAGTACGAAGACCTGAAACAGAAATATGAGCGGGTCTTTGAAGCCGGGATGGGAGCTGAAGCTATTTACCGGCTCAGCAAAGAAATTAACCTTAACGAATTACGTGTGCAGTTACAGCAGGAAACGCGCTCTAATTCCGGGCAACGCCGCAAGAAAGCAAGCAAGCAATTGCAGGTGGTGGAAGCTTTCCGCCGCAGCAACAGTAAACCGGAGTGGATGATTCTAACAGTACTGCCGGTATTACCTCCCGACCTCCGCCCCATGGTTCAGTTAGATGGTGGCAAGTTCGCCATCAGCGGCATCAACGACCTCTACCGGCGTGTCATCAACCGCAACAACCGGTTGCGCCACTTAATGGAAATAGAGGCGCCGGAAATTATCATCCGCAATGAAAAGCGTATGCTCCAGGAAGCGGTTGATTCACTGATTGATAACGGCAGAAGAGGAGGGCAATCTTTCTCCACCAGCGGCAATCATAAATTGAAATCGCTCTCGGACATGCTCCGCGGTAAACAGGGACGTTTCCGCCAGAACCTGCTGGGCAAGCGGGTTGACTACAGTGGACGATCGGTCATCATTGTTGGCCCTGAACTCAAGCTTCACCAGTGCGGCCTGCCCAGACGGATGGCGCTGGAACTGTTTAAGCCGTTTGTCATGCACCGGCTGATGGCGCAGGGACTGGCCCATAACATCAAGAGCGCCCGGCGGCTGGTGGAGAGAGCCAAACCGGAAGTATATGACATACTTGAGGAAGTTGTTAAAGAGCGCCCGGTATTACTGAACCGGGCACCTACCCTGCACCGGCTCAGTGTTCAAGCCTTTGAACCGGTACTCATTGATGGCAGCGCCATCCAGCTTCACCCCCTGGTCTGTACCGCTTTTAATGCTGATTTTGACGGAGACCA
This Dehalococcoidales bacterium DNA region includes the following protein-coding sequences:
- the rpoC gene encoding DNA-directed RNA polymerase subunit beta', which gives rise to MFEVNDFDAVRISLSSPEQIRSWSYGEVIKPETINYRTLKPERDGLFCERIFGPTKDFECFCGKYKRIRYKGVICDKCGVEVAQSKVRRERMGHIELACPVSHIWFAKGVPSRLGLLLDLSPRNLERVLYFSHYIITSINEEARQETIKELEESYSQKIAERLSALETRIAGMESASVEKINQFRRTGDEEKAQLEEQLSAELNQLQDLRLRELLTENQYEDLKQKYERVFEAGMGAEAIYRLSKEINLNELRVQLQQETRSNSGQRRKKASKQLQVVEAFRRSNSKPEWMILTVLPVLPPDLRPMVQLDGGKFAISGINDLYRRVINRNNRLRHLMEIEAPEIIIRNEKRMLQEAVDSLIDNGRRGGQSFSTSGNHKLKSLSDMLRGKQGRFRQNLLGKRVDYSGRSVIIVGPELKLHQCGLPRRMALELFKPFVMHRLMAQGLAHNIKSARRLVERAKPEVYDILEEVVKERPVLLNRAPTLHRLSVQAFEPVLIDGSAIQLHPLVCTAFNADFDGDQMAVHVPLSKAAVREARETMLSIHNILVPSSGEPIVTPTLDMVLGCYYLTAIKPGTKGEGKISSSFEDAKLAYELGAIDFRAEIEVRDQNQNGQRIKTSVGRILFNEALPPELGFYNKVIDKSSLKQIVTDCSKLLTHERMATVLDNIKQLGFRYATKSGTTIAMSDIEVPLSKPKLLEEAENATATIENQYDRGLITEDERYNGV